A portion of the Litorimonas taeanensis genome contains these proteins:
- the purD gene encoding phosphoribosylamine--glycine ligase: MNVLLIGSGGREHALAWKLAQSPLVSDLTCAPGNAGMAEIANIVDIAADDIVGLLGLIQRGEYDFVVVGPEQPLALGLVDELQANGIKVFGPTQAAAQLESSKSFTKEFCTRYNIPTAGYGVFTDIDEAKAYLKTMKAPYVLKADGLAAGKGVVIPETLKAAEAELDEFFSGKFGDASTKVVIEEFMQGQEASFFAISDGTTAMPLIAAQDHKRAFDGDKGPNTGGMGAYSPAPIFDDAAMKTVMDKIIQPTVYGMAKDGNPFIGVLFAGLMMTDEGPKLIEYNARFGDPECQVLMRRLQSDLMEILVAAESGTLDKAQAPAWFDEPTVNVVLAAKGYPGSYKKGTSIKGLETANEMDGVVVFHAGTKRKEDDLQAVGGRVLSVTAQAETLEKAVEQAYKAIDEAIDWPDGFYRRDIAHHAL, encoded by the coding sequence TGACCTGTGCCCCCGGCAATGCCGGCATGGCAGAAATTGCCAATATTGTTGATATTGCCGCCGATGACATTGTTGGATTACTAGGTCTTATTCAACGCGGTGAATATGATTTTGTCGTCGTGGGACCAGAACAACCTCTCGCATTGGGTCTTGTTGATGAATTACAAGCGAATGGCATAAAAGTCTTTGGCCCCACCCAAGCCGCCGCCCAATTAGAATCCTCCAAATCCTTCACCAAAGAGTTCTGCACGCGATATAACATTCCCACCGCAGGGTATGGCGTCTTTACGGATATTGATGAGGCCAAGGCCTATTTGAAAACAATGAAAGCGCCCTATGTTTTGAAGGCAGACGGGTTGGCCGCAGGTAAAGGCGTCGTCATCCCTGAAACCTTAAAGGCCGCCGAAGCCGAACTTGATGAATTTTTCTCAGGTAAATTTGGAGACGCCTCCACCAAAGTTGTCATTGAAGAATTTATGCAAGGGCAAGAGGCCAGTTTCTTTGCGATTTCAGACGGCACGACCGCTATGCCTCTCATCGCCGCGCAAGATCATAAGCGCGCTTTTGACGGAGACAAAGGCCCAAATACGGGCGGGATGGGCGCTTACTCCCCTGCTCCAATTTTTGATGATGCCGCTATGAAAACCGTCATGGATAAAATTATCCAACCGACAGTTTACGGCATGGCTAAAGACGGAAACCCTTTCATTGGCGTTTTATTTGCCGGCCTGATGATGACGGATGAAGGCCCAAAGCTCATTGAATATAATGCGCGATTTGGCGATCCTGAATGTCAGGTCTTAATGCGCCGCCTACAAAGTGATTTGATGGAAATTCTTGTCGCGGCTGAATCTGGCACGCTTGACAAAGCCCAAGCTCCAGCTTGGTTTGATGAACCCACAGTCAACGTCGTTTTGGCTGCCAAGGGTTATCCCGGAAGCTATAAGAAAGGCACCTCTATCAAAGGGCTTGAAACTGCCAATGAAATGGACGGCGTCGTAGTTTTTCATGCGGGTACAAAACGTAAAGAAGACGATCTTCAGGCCGTTGGTGGGCGCGTCTTATCTGTAACCGCCCAAGCCGAGACGTTGGAAAAAGCTGTGGAGCAAGCTTATAAAGCCATTGATGAAGCCATTGATTGGCCAGATGGATTTTACAGACGCGACATTGCCCATCACGCTCTGTAG